One region of Esox lucius isolate fEsoLuc1 chromosome 17, fEsoLuc1.pri, whole genome shotgun sequence genomic DNA includes:
- the emc3 gene encoding ER membrane protein complex subunit 3, which produces MAEPELLLDSNIRLWVVLPIVFITFLVGVIRHYVSILLQSDKKLTLEQVSDSQVLIRSRILRENGKYIPKQSFLMRKFYFNNQEDGFFKKTKRKVVPPSPMTDPSMLTDMMKGNVTNVLPMILIGGWINWTFSGFVTTKVPFPLTLRFKPMLQQGIELLSLDASWVSSASWYFLNVFGLRSMYSLILGQDNGADQSRIMQEQMSGAAMAMPADTNKAFKAEWEALELTDHQWALESVEEELMSRELDLDGMFSRELPTGIF; this is translated from the exons ATGGCTGAACCGGAGCTTCTCTTGGACTCAAATATCAGACTTTGGGTTGTCTTGCCCATTGTCTTTATCACTTTCCTTGTTGGGGTGATACGTCATTATGTATCCATTCTGCTTCAGAGTGACAAGAAGTTGACATTAGAGCAGGTGTCCGACAG CCAGGTTCTCATTAGGAGCAGAATCCTCAGAGAGAATGGAAAATACATTCCGAAACAG TCTTTCTTGATGAGGAAGTTTTACTTCAATAATCAAGAAGATGGATTCTTCAAAAAGACCAAAAGGAAGGTtgtccccccctccccaatGACAG ACCCCAGCATGCTGACAGACATGATGAAAGGCAATGTGACTAATGTGCTTCCCATGATCCTCATTGGAGGCTGGATCAACTGGACCTTCTCTGGCTTTGTCACAA CTAAGGTTCCTTTTCCTTTGACCCTGCGCTTCAAGCCCATGTTGCAACAAGGAATCGAGTTACTCTCACTTGATGCTTCCTG gGTGAGCTCAGCATCGTGGTATTTCCTGAATGTGTTTGGGCTGCGAAGCATGTACTCCTTAATTCTAGGACAAGACAATG GCGCAGACCAGTCTAGGATCATGCAAGAGCAGATGAGTGGTGCTGCCATGGCCATGCCTGCAGACACCAACAAAGCCTTTAAG gCTGAGTGGGAGGCACTTGAGCTAACGGACCACCAGTGGGCGCTGGAGAGTGTTGAGGAAGAGCTGATGAGTAGGGAACTAGACTTGGATGGAATGTTCAGCAGGGAGTTACCAACGGGTATCTTCTGA
- the usp4 gene encoding ubiquitin carboxyl-terminal hydrolase 4: MMAEGGGPESGSAADPEPVATQTPTPSTESQKQSIGTLLKTTLRKGDEWFLIDSRWFKQWKKYVGFDSWDMYNVGEHSLYPGPVDNSGLLSDPETQTLKEHLIDELDYVLVPTEVWNKLVSWYGCLEGQQPIVRKVVEHGMFVKHCKVEVYLLELNLCENDNMDNVVTRHFSKADTIDTIEKEMRSLFEIPSCKETRLWNKYMSNTYEQLNKPDSTVQDAGLFQGQVLVIERKNEDGTWPRQASHPKSSTATSRNFTTSPKLSSNSSATISSTVTNGDSSSNSSYTLNNSTSPGNRLGGYSSYSSSYNYREPPSQPGLCGLSNLGNTCFMNSALQCLSNASPLTEYFLDDRYEAEINRENPLGMRGEIAEAYADLVKQMWLSRSSYVAPRTFKTQVGRFAPQFSGYQQQDSQELLAFLLDGLHEDLNRVKKKPYLALQDAAGRPDEIVAKEAWTNHRLRNDSIIVDIFHGLFKSTLVCPECAKVSVTFDPFCYLTLPLPMKKDRTMEVFLVRMDPQSRPTQYRVVVPKLGMVTDLCSALSRLSGISAENMVVADVYNHRFHKIYRRDDGLNQIMEKDDIFVYEVAEEDGEKMNLPVYFRERHSKHTGGTTGTMLFGQPLLITVPRQNLAADTLYEKVLERIGRYVKRSQISASEGRASVSTASCSQAAECSASSNHSAAATSGSCSPLSEGASCSTTNGNSSTSGTSSRPNGNGLCEGDEEAMDHQVSPEAENSQSDEGEGGEEDPSDLENGPKTKQCCSTPPKLFSFSMVNSYGTANISPLPCDGNILKLNTHSTVAIDWDSDTKKLCYDDQEAEAYEKHESMLQAQKKKATVALRECIDLFTTMETLGEHDPWYCPNCKKHQRATKKFDLWSLPRILVVHLKRFSYNRCWRDKLDTVVDFPVRDLNMSEFVCDPKACPYVYDLIAVSNHYGGMGGGHYTAYGKNKADGKWHYFDDNSVSAASEDQIVTKAAYVLFYQRRDAGDVPAKPPPSASLGGATADVADDHMDIN; encoded by the exons ATGATGGCCGAGGGAGGCGGACCCGAGTCGGGTAGCGCGGCAGACCCGGAGCCGGTAGCCACTCAAACACCTACACCTTCAACAGAAAGTCAAAAGCAAAGTATTGGAACACTTCTCAAAACAACTCTACGAAAGGGCGACGAGTG GTTTCTCATTGATAGCAGGTGGTTCAAGCAGTGGAAGAAGTATGTGGGATTTGACAGCTGGGATATGTATAATGTTGGAGAACACAGTCTATATCCAGGCCCGGTTGACAACTCTGGCCTGTTGTCAG ACCCTGAGACTCAGACCCTGAAGGAGCACCTTATAGATGAGTTGGACTATGTGCTTGTGCCCACTGAGGTGTGGAACAAGCTTGTCAGCTGGTATGGATGCCTTGAAGGCCAGCAGCCCATTGTCAGAAAG GTGGTGGAACACGGCATGTTTGTCAAGCACTGTAAAGTCGAGGTCTATCTGTTGGAGCTCAACTTGTGTGAAAACGATAACATGGACAATGTAGTGACTCGTCACTTCAGTAAAGCTGATACTAtag ACACCATAGAAAAGGAGATGCGGTCGCTATTTGAGATCCCAAGTTGTAAGGAGACACGACTATGGAACAAGTACATGAGCAACACCTATGAACAGTTGAACAAGCCAGACAGCACCGTGCAGGATGCTGGTCTCTTCCAGGGCCAG GTGCTTGTGATTGAACGCAAGAACGAGGACGGCACGTGGCCCAGACAAGCCTCCCATCCAAA GTCCAGTACTGCCACATCTAGAAATTTTACTACCTCCCCAAAGCTCTCTTCCAACTCGTCAGCAACCATCTCCTCAACAGTAACCAATGGGGACAGCAGCAGCAACTCTAGCTATACACTGAACAACAGCACCTCCCCTGGAAATAG GTTGGGAGGTTACAGTTCATACAGCTCCTCATACAACTACAGAGAACCACCCTCTCAGCCTGGCCTCTGTGGTCTCAGTAACCTAGGCAACACCTGCTTCATGAACTCTGCTCTCCAG TGCCTGAGCAACGCCTCCCCTCTCACTGAGTACTTCCTGGATGACCGGTATGAGGCGGAGATCAATCGGGAGAATCCATTAGGAATGAGGGGGGAGATTGCAGAGGCTTATGCAGACCTGGTTAAGCAAATGTGGCTCAGCCGGAGCAGCTACGTAGCCCCACGCACCTTCAAA ACCCAAGTAGGCCGTTTTGCCCCCCAGTTTTCTGGGTACCAGCAGCAGGACTCCCAGGAGCTGCTGGCCTTTCTGTTAGATGGGCTCCATGAAGACCTGAACCGCGTCAAAAAGAAGCCTTACCTGGCCCTGCAGGATGCAGCGGGCCGGCCCGATGAG ATTGTAGCTAAGGAAGCCTGGACTAACCATCGCCTGCGCAATGACTCCATCATCGTGGACATATTCCATGGCCTGTTCAAATCCACTCTGGTGTGTCCTGAGTGTGCTAAAGTCTCTGTGACCTTTGACCCATTCTGCTACCTCACACTTCCCCTGCCCATGAAGAAGGACCGCACCATGGAGGTGTTCTTGGTCCGCATGGACCCGCAGTCCAGACCCACACAG TACCGAGTGGTGGTCCCCAAGCTTGGCATGGTGACAGACCTGTGCAGCGCCTTGTCCCGACTCTCTGGAATCTCAGCTGAGAAT ATGGTGGTAGCTGATGTTTACAATCACCGGTTCCACAAGATCTACAGACGAGACGACGGCCTCAACCAAATCATGGAAAAAGATGACATCTTTGT GTATGAGGTGGCTGAGGAAGACGGCGAGAAGATGAACCTGCCGGTGTACTTCAGGGAGCGCCACTCCAAACACACTGGCGGGACCACGGGCACCATGCTGTTTGGCCAGCCCCTCCTCATCACTGTGCCCCGGCAGAACCTGGCCGCTGACACGCTCTACGagaaggttctggagaggatCGG GCGCTACGTGAAGCGCTCTCAGATCTCCGCCAGCGAGGGGAGGGCCTCCGTCTCCACCGCCAGCTGCAGCCAGGCGGCCGAGTGCTCGGCGTCCTCCAATCACAGCGCGGCAGCGACCAGTGGGAGCTGCAGCCCCCTGTCAGAAGGGGCTTCCTGCAGCACCACTAATGGCAACAGCAGCACCTCCGGGACCTCCAGCAGGCCCAATGGGAATGGGCTGTGTGAGG GTGATGAGGAGGCCATGGATCACCAGGTGAGCCCAGAGGCAGAGAACAGCCAGTCAGATgagggggaaggaggggaggaggatcCCTCGGACCTGGAGAACGGCCCTAAAACCAAACAGTGCTGCAGCACCCCGCCCAAGCTCTTCTCCTTCAGCATGGTCAACTCGTACGGAACAGCCAACATCAGCCCGCTGCCGTGCGACGGAAACATCCTCAAACTCAATA CACATTCCACAGTGGCAATCGACTGGGACTCGGACACAAAGAAACTATGTTACGACGATCAAGAAGCAGAG GCCTATGAGAAGCACGAGAGCATGCTCCAGGCCCAGAAGAAGAAGGCCACAGTGGCTCTGAGGGAATGCATAGATCTCTTCACCACCATGGAGACGCTAGGAGAGCATGACCCATG GTATTGCCCCAACTGTAAGAAGCACCAACGGGCTACCAAGAAGTTTGACTTGTGGTCCTTGCCTCGCATCCTGGTGGTCCACCTGAAGCGTTTCTCCTATAACCGCTGCTGGAGGGACAAGCTAGACACAGTGGTGGACTTCCCTGTCAG GGACCTGAACATGTCGGAGTTTGTGTGTGACCCCAAGGCTTGCCCCTATGTTTATGACCTCATCGCTGTCTCCAACCACTACGGGGGAATGGGAGGAGGCCACT ACACCGCCTATGGCAAGAACAAGGCTGACGGGAAGTGGCATTATTTTGATGACAACAGTGTCTCTGCTGCCTCAGAGGATCAGATTGTG ACAAAAGCAGCCTACGTGTTATTTTACCAACGCAGAGACGCAGGCGACGTCCCCGCCAAGCCTCCACCCTCCGCCTCTCTAGGGGGCGCCACTGCTGATGTGGCCGATGATCACATGGACATCAACTGA